A DNA window from Streptomyces bacillaris contains the following coding sequences:
- a CDS encoding Rne/Rng family ribonuclease: MPQSNEPAANGNNEENTPGDKLPPRRRRRAASRPAGPPGGAVAPAAEETAAPAAEAAAVETPAAAPEETAPPARTRRRAVRKATAPAGAPETAEVVEPAAAEPVAAETPAAPAAEEPAAEETPAPRTRRRAVRKATAPAGAPQAAEAVEAVAVVETPAEPLAEDEEDEEPVAVEPEAAPEPAAPRRRRASRKATAPAGAPQAAEAAVIVEPTAPAEPVAEAAAVASAPAAPAAEAPRGRTRRRASAPAGAPQAATAEPAEEPAAEPAAEEAPAPRSRRRASRKATAPAGAPAAEETVVVEEPVEAGESLPAAVAEELAAEVDEVEEAAPRGRQRRRATAAAGSPEFTAKAEEPSRKGRRAARPAVAVFQAPVFAEPMFQTPETAAAAAAAAGSSSPYDDIDETEDEQTAQTAQVSAPAEAAPQGGSRRRRRRRGEAAEAEQTVAPAAPVEEPADEAPEAEADEHEGDENDEYGDRPSRRRRRGGRRRRRGEAHDTDETEQHADEAPAPARADETRTEDEQPQVQEADDEEESDSDSTASGSSSSRRRRRRRRRSGDAAPESDNGTDDPERTVVKVREPRKKEEREPGTGFDEVQSIKGSTRMEAKKQRRREGREQGRRRVPIITEAEFLARREAVERVMVVRQSGERTQIGVLEDNVLVEHYVNKEQATSYVGNVYLGKVQNVLPSMEAAFVDIGKGRNAVLYAGEVNFEALGMAHGPRRIETALKSGQSVLVQVTKDPIGHKGARLTSQVSLPGRYLVYVPEGSMTGISRKLPDTERSRLKTILKKIVPEDAGVIVRTAAEGASEDELRRDVERLQQQWEDIQKKAKGTSGSNAPTLLYGEPDMTVRVVRDIFNEDFSKVIVSGDDAWETIHGYVSHVAPDLTERLSRWTSEVDVFATYRIDEQLMKALDRKVYLPSGGSLVIDKTEAMVVVDVNTGKFTGQGGNLEETVTRNNLEAAEEIVRQLRLRDLGGIVVVDFIDMVLESNRDLVLRRLLECLGRDRTKHQVAEVTSLGLVQMTRKRVGQGLLESFSETCVHCNGRGVIVHMEQPTSVGGGGGKKSRKRGRGGAGHDHEHEDHTAVEPAETEAELAAEVAAPVAVEPEVTADEEFYSSPAEAEAAASRRGRRRASRKASAPAGAPKTEAPAPVAETVEEQAPAAEPATERTVSEPEAATEPAAVAEPAAAAEPAAVVPASETPEATEPEAAPQGRTRRRATRKASAPAGSPKQAEPAEPVQPAEPTTDPVAAEDPVVEAAAEPAPVTEAPEAEAPKEAAPPRARRRVTRKVTAPAGSPTGAEEAAVVVVESAPEAKAPETAPEADGSDEPAPAKKTARKAAAKKAPAKKAAAKKTAAKKTAAKKTTAKTAAKKTTKKTVAAEQSSSAVTASASSTDGE, translated from the coding sequence ATGCCTCAGTCGAACGAGCCCGCTGCCAACGGGAACAACGAAGAGAACACCCCCGGGGACAAGCTGCCGCCGCGCCGCAGGCGCCGCGCCGCTTCCCGCCCCGCCGGCCCGCCCGGCGGCGCCGTGGCCCCCGCCGCCGAGGAGACCGCCGCACCGGCCGCCGAGGCCGCCGCCGTGGAGACCCCGGCCGCCGCGCCCGAGGAGACCGCACCGCCCGCCCGTACGCGCCGCCGCGCCGTGCGCAAGGCCACCGCGCCCGCAGGCGCCCCGGAGACGGCCGAGGTGGTCGAGCCGGCCGCCGCGGAGCCCGTCGCCGCCGAGACCCCGGCCGCCCCCGCTGCCGAAGAGCCCGCCGCCGAGGAGACCCCGGCGCCGCGCACCCGCCGCCGTGCGGTCCGTAAGGCCACCGCTCCGGCCGGTGCCCCGCAGGCCGCCGAGGCCGTGGAGGCCGTGGCGGTCGTCGAGACCCCGGCCGAGCCGCTCGCGGAGGACGAGGAGGACGAGGAGCCGGTGGCCGTCGAGCCCGAGGCCGCCCCGGAGCCCGCCGCCCCGCGCCGCCGCCGCGCCTCCCGTAAGGCCACCGCGCCCGCCGGTGCCCCGCAGGCCGCCGAGGCCGCGGTGATCGTCGAGCCGACCGCCCCCGCCGAGCCGGTGGCCGAGGCCGCCGCCGTGGCCTCCGCGCCCGCCGCGCCCGCCGCCGAGGCCCCGCGCGGCCGTACCCGCCGCCGCGCCTCCGCCCCGGCCGGTGCCCCGCAGGCCGCCACCGCTGAGCCCGCGGAGGAGCCCGCCGCAGAGCCCGCCGCCGAGGAGGCCCCGGCGCCGCGCAGCCGCCGCCGCGCCTCCCGTAAGGCCACCGCGCCCGCCGGTGCCCCCGCCGCCGAGGAGACCGTGGTCGTCGAGGAGCCCGTCGAGGCCGGCGAGAGCCTGCCCGCCGCCGTGGCCGAGGAGCTGGCCGCCGAGGTGGACGAGGTCGAGGAGGCCGCCCCGCGCGGCCGCCAGCGCCGCCGGGCCACCGCGGCCGCCGGAAGCCCCGAGTTCACCGCCAAGGCCGAGGAGCCGAGCCGCAAGGGCCGTCGCGCGGCGCGCCCCGCCGTCGCCGTGTTCCAGGCCCCGGTCTTCGCCGAGCCGATGTTCCAGACCCCCGAGACGGCGGCCGCCGCCGCTGCCGCGGCCGGGTCCTCCTCCCCGTACGACGACATCGACGAGACCGAGGACGAGCAGACCGCACAGACCGCGCAGGTCTCCGCGCCCGCCGAGGCCGCGCCGCAGGGCGGCTCGCGCCGCCGTCGCCGCCGCCGTGGTGAGGCCGCCGAGGCCGAGCAGACCGTCGCGCCCGCCGCCCCGGTGGAGGAGCCCGCCGACGAGGCCCCCGAGGCCGAGGCGGACGAGCACGAGGGCGACGAGAACGACGAGTACGGCGACCGCCCCTCGCGCCGCCGCCGTCGCGGTGGCCGTCGCCGCCGCCGTGGCGAGGCCCACGACACGGACGAGACCGAGCAGCACGCCGACGAGGCGCCCGCCCCGGCCCGCGCCGACGAGACCCGCACCGAGGACGAGCAGCCCCAGGTCCAGGAGGCCGACGACGAGGAGGAGAGCGACAGCGACTCCACCGCCTCCGGTTCGAGCAGCAGCCGCCGTCGCCGTCGCCGCCGTCGCCGCAGCGGTGACGCCGCCCCCGAGAGCGACAACGGCACCGACGACCCGGAGCGTACGGTCGTCAAGGTCCGCGAGCCCCGCAAGAAGGAGGAGCGCGAGCCGGGCACCGGCTTCGACGAGGTCCAGTCCATCAAGGGCTCGACCCGTATGGAGGCCAAGAAGCAGCGCCGCCGCGAGGGCCGCGAGCAGGGCCGCCGCCGCGTCCCGATCATCACCGAGGCCGAGTTCCTGGCCCGCCGCGAGGCCGTCGAGCGCGTGATGGTCGTCCGCCAGAGCGGCGAGCGCACCCAGATCGGCGTCCTCGAGGACAACGTGCTCGTCGAGCACTACGTCAACAAGGAGCAGGCCACCAGCTACGTCGGCAACGTCTACCTGGGCAAGGTGCAGAACGTCCTGCCCTCCATGGAGGCCGCCTTCGTCGACATCGGCAAGGGCCGCAACGCCGTCCTGTACGCCGGTGAGGTCAACTTCGAGGCGCTCGGCATGGCCCACGGGCCGCGCCGCATCGAGACCGCGCTCAAGTCCGGCCAGTCGGTCCTGGTCCAGGTGACCAAGGACCCGATCGGCCACAAGGGCGCGCGTCTCACCAGCCAGGTCTCGCTGCCCGGCCGCTACCTGGTCTACGTGCCCGAGGGCTCGATGACCGGGATCAGCCGCAAGCTGCCCGACACCGAGCGCTCCCGCCTCAAGACCATCCTCAAGAAGATCGTCCCCGAGGACGCGGGCGTCATCGTGCGCACCGCCGCCGAAGGCGCCAGCGAGGACGAGCTGCGCCGTGACGTCGAGCGGCTCCAGCAGCAGTGGGAGGACATCCAGAAGAAGGCGAAGGGCACCAGCGGCTCCAACGCGCCGACGCTGCTCTACGGCGAGCCGGACATGACCGTCCGGGTCGTCCGCGACATCTTCAACGAGGACTTCTCCAAGGTCATCGTCAGCGGTGACGACGCCTGGGAGACCATCCACGGTTACGTCTCGCACGTGGCGCCCGACCTCACCGAGCGGCTCTCGCGCTGGACCTCCGAGGTCGACGTCTTCGCCACGTACCGCATCGACGAGCAGCTGATGAAGGCGCTGGACCGCAAGGTCTACCTGCCCAGCGGCGGTTCGCTGGTGATCGACAAGACCGAGGCGATGGTCGTCGTCGACGTCAACACCGGCAAGTTCACCGGCCAGGGCGGCAACCTGGAGGAGACCGTCACCAGGAACAACCTGGAGGCGGCCGAGGAGATCGTGCGCCAGCTGCGGCTGCGCGACCTCGGCGGCATCGTCGTCGTCGACTTCATCGACATGGTGCTGGAGTCCAACCGGGACCTCGTCCTGCGGCGGCTCCTGGAGTGCCTGGGCCGCGACCGCACCAAGCACCAGGTGGCCGAGGTCACCTCGCTGGGCCTGGTCCAGATGACCCGCAAGCGGGTGGGCCAGGGGCTGCTGGAGTCCTTCTCCGAGACCTGCGTCCACTGCAACGGGCGCGGCGTCATCGTCCACATGGAGCAGCCGACGTCCGTCGGTGGCGGCGGGGGCAAGAAGTCCCGCAAGCGCGGCCGCGGCGGCGCGGGCCACGACCACGAGCACGAGGACCACACGGCCGTCGAGCCGGCGGAGACGGAGGCCGAGCTGGCCGCCGAGGTCGCCGCCCCGGTGGCGGTGGAGCCCGAGGTCACCGCCGACGAGGAGTTCTACAGCAGCCCGGCCGAGGCCGAGGCGGCTGCCTCGCGCCGTGGCCGCCGCCGGGCGTCCCGCAAGGCGTCGGCCCCGGCGGGAGCCCCGAAGACCGAGGCGCCCGCCCCGGTGGCGGAGACCGTCGAGGAGCAGGCTCCGGCAGCGGAGCCCGCGACCGAGCGGACTGTCTCCGAGCCTGAGGCCGCTACCGAGCCCGCGGCTGTCGCCGAGCCCGCAGCCGCCGCTGAGCCCGCGGCCGTCGTGCCCGCGTCGGAGACCCCGGAGGCCACGGAGCCGGAGGCCGCGCCCCAGGGCCGTACGCGCCGCCGGGCCACCCGTAAGGCGTCCGCCCCGGCGGGCTCGCCGAAGCAGGCCGAGCCGGCGGAGCCGGTGCAGCCCGCCGAGCCCACCACGGACCCGGTCGCGGCCGAGGACCCGGTCGTCGAGGCGGCTGCCGAGCCCGCCCCCGTGACGGAGGCCCCCGAGGCGGAGGCGCCCAAGGAGGCCGCACCGCCGCGGGCCCGCCGCCGGGTGACCCGTAAGGTCACCGCCCCGGCGGGTTCGCCCACCGGCGCGGAGGAGGCGGCGGTCGTCGTCGTGGAGTCGGCACCCGAGGCCAAGGCCCCGGAGACCGCCCCCGAGGCCGACGGGTCCGACGAGCCCGCCCCGGCGAAGAAGACGGCCCGCAAGGCCGCCGCCAAGAAGGCTCCGGCGAAGAAGGCGGCGGCCAAGAAGACGGCCGCCAAGAAGACCGCCGCTAAGAAGACGACGGCGAAGACCGCTGCGAAGAAGACGACGAAGAAGACCGTCGCCGCCGAGCAGTCGTCCTCCGCCGTCACCGCTTCGGCCTCGTCCACCGACGGCGAATAA